The Nostoc sp. 'Peltigera membranacea cyanobiont' N6 genome contains the following window.
TATTATTTGAGGCTTGCCCACACTACCCAAAACAACACACACATCTTGGTTTGCATCAATTCCTACATTACCTGCCGGACATTGCCATACTTCAAAGATGTGACAATATTCAGCCAGTAACTTTCTCGCATTTGCTATGCCATGACTTGAAGCTGTTAAAAAAGATTGAGGCAGGATGAAAGCAAACTGAGTATCTTTTTCTAACCAGCCTAAAACTGTTTCTATAAATTTTGCTGATCGTTGAGTATTGCCATCTTCTGCAAAAGGAGGGTTTGCAACAATAACACGCGGCTTGATGCCTATATTTTCCCTAGTTAACTTCTCATAGTCTTTATGGGAAAAGTGAGAAGGGAAGGGAAACGGAACATCCTTACCGAGCGACTCTCTTGCTAAGGTGTATCGAAGTTGTGTTACTAAATCAGCATATTGATCTAAATCATTACCTGCAACGTGCTGTGCAAGATAAAGCCTTCGTTCTTTAATATCTTCTGGAATATCAGACATTCCTGCAAGACGAGACGTAGCAGCCAATAAGAGACTACCTGAACCTGCTGCTGGGTCAAAAATTACTCTTTCCTCTGGACGTAGGCGTTCTAAAGGAAGTAACTCAAGCATACGTTCAGCGATCGCAACTGGAGTGTAATGTCGTTGTAAATCACTCCATTTTTCACCCTCAATATCGTTGGGTAATTCTTTGATAGCACGTTCGTACAGCAATCCAACGTCTTTATGATCGACTAGGGCAAAGCTAACTCGACTCCCTAAATTGGCAGCTAAATGCTGCAATATTCTATCATTTAAATAAGGTATTGAGTCTTCTAAAGCCTTTTTAAAAAAACCATTAGCACGAGGTACTGTGCGATATAGCAAAGCGCGAGGATCATCAGTTGGAATATTTGAGTCAGTACCAAAAAAGCCTTTGTCTTCCAAAATCCGTGCTGCCAAAAATGCGATCGCTACACGAATTGCATGTCCTGCTATCTCTCCACGAGAGGATATGGAATTTTGTGGATATGTTAGTTTATCTTGAATACCAATTTCTGCAAGTGTTCCTTTAATTGCATCCTGGAATGCTTTATCCAGTTCGGCTCTTTGTCTAAGTAGAAATGATAAGCTATTTTTGGAAACTGATTCTTCCAAATCAGCAAGTGTTAGTTGACCACTACGGAATTCTGCAAGTGCTTTGGGAGTAAATAAGTAACTACTTGGTGCAGCAAGTTCTATAGCCAAAGAATCTGGTTCTACTAAGCGCTCCTTTAATCTACCTGATGGATCGATATACTCAAGGAGATATTCTCCATCTGAAATTAAAAGCCCTGCACGAATGGGCCAGTCACGCAACCGTCTTTTCCATTGCTCTAAATCTGACGGCGCAACAGATTGCACCATAAACGCCAGATTAGTTGCACTAGGGCGTAGTCCATAATCTGTCCACAACGCATTTACCGCTACAGGTTGACTATCCTGTAAGGCTGGAGGGATACGCACATCACGGTGTGGTTCAATATTCCACACTTCACGCGCAGTCTCAATTACATAATTAAGTCCCTTTCCAGCCATTTTAAAATTACGTTTACTACAGAATTTATAATCTTCAAGTGATGTAGCTTAGATTACCAATATGGGTTCCACTTGTCATCACTATATTGGAAATCGACCATTGAAAGCGATCGATTTCAATGGTCGTAGAGAACGAATAATCGCTCAGAGCAGTTAAGGTAGTCGGCTAGCACTGCATGAATACTGCTAGTTTTGGCTTGTATTTACTTGACTTATAAGTTAAACAAAGCTCAATATCTAAGATCCAGCCAAAACTTTTTTATATTAATATTGCTTGATATTATCACTTTGTTGTACAAAATCAGTTATTTGTGTAACAAAGTTTTGTAATAACCCTTTTATTAGTACAAAATCGTACTCGCTAGTGGTTTTGGTATAATTCAAGGCAAACTCTAGCTCTTAGAGACTAAAGCCTGAAATGAAGTACCCAAGTAGATAAGGTAACGAGTATGAACCAGATGTCAGGTTTTACAAGGCAAGAGACAATGCATCTGGCAGGTTGTACTTCCAGCCGACTTGCCTATCTGGAGAAGGTAGGTCTGGTCATTCCATACAGATTTGGGATTAATGCAAGACCAACTGTAGTTTTTAGCTGGGAGCAGCTTCTAGAAATACGAGCTATCAGAAATTTAAGAAAAAATATCTCTCTACAAACAGTCAGAAAGATAATAAAATTTTTAGACGATAGCGGTTATGATAACGGCTTGAGGGATAAACAGTTAATTGTTATCGGCGATGAAGTTTTCTGGGTTAAGCAAGACTGGTCAGACTTTGGCGAAAATTTGCCCACAACTGTAAAAGTAGCAGACAAAAGTAATAAGCAAGTAGGTCAGTACGTTCTACTTGTGATACCTTCACTAATAGATATTGTGAATGAAATTTGGGAAGCTGCTAGACAGTCGAAAGTAATAGACTTCAAAAGCTTTGAGCAAAGAGCAAAAGTTTTGCCAGCTTAGTTATATTCCGCAGCATTGATTTCATGTATTTGAGCTTTTACAGGCATAGATAACCCTACTCTGTGTCCAAACTGTGATATTCCTTGGGTATTGAGTGAAAAAGCCATTATCTTTTACGTTGATATGCTCCCAAGTGCGATCGCACTCTAAAGTCACTCACAAACTTGCTAATTTTGTCAACTCTATTCGCCAATCTTCATCATGCCGTAGAGTAAGGATATGGTAACTAGTATTGTGCTTGAGATTATCCCGTTCAATTTGGTCTTGCTTGCGTTTTTCAGGGCTATCATGAACTGAACCGTCGCAGAAAACAGCAATGTAATTTTCTTTATAAAGAAAATCTGGCTTACAGTTTGACTCTGGAATCAATTCCTGTGCAGTGTCGGGTAATTTATATCCACTGTGATATATTTCATGTAAAACTATGCGTTCAAATTCAGAATTAGGGTCTGTTTGTTGCAGCAGTTGTTGATACTGTTCATCACGACATATTCCTTCTATCTGCACTGTACTTTTTTGCAATTCGTCAAGTAAGGGTTTGATGAGATGGCGATTTATCAAAGCATGGTCGAACTCGTTGCGCTCTCGCATATCTGCTCAAAAATAACGCTAGATAGAATTAATAACCCTTTCCCTCGCCCCAGCAAGCCTAATTATCAAGGTCAACCCTCAATCCTAGTTGGCGTTAGTTTTGGTCTAAAAAAGCCAGTCACAGTAGCGGTGGTAGATGTTGTTAAAAATGAAGTTCTAGCTTATCGCAGTGTAAAACAACTACTTGGTGAAAACTACAATCTTCTCAATCGTCAGCGACAACAACAGCAACGCCTGTCTCACGAACGACACAAAGCTCAGAAACAGAATGCGCCAAACTCCTTTGGTGAATCAGAGTTAGGGCAATATATAGATAGATTATTAGCAGATGCAATTATTCCGATCGCCAAAACCTATCAAGCAGACAGCATAGTTATGCCAAAACTCCGCGATATGCGTGAGCAAATCAGTAGCGAAATCCAATCCAGAGGAGAAAAGAAATGTCCTGGTTACAAGGAAGCTCAACAAAAATATGCCAAAGAATATCGTATAAGCATTCATCGCTGGAGTTACGGTCGATTAATTGAGAGTATTAAATCCCAAGCTGCAAAAGTCGGAATTTCTACTGAAATTGGTACACAGCCAATCAAAGGTAGTCCACAAGAAAAAGCGGGAAATTTAGCCGTCTTTGCTTACCAAGAACGTCAAGCCGCTTAAATTTAATTCACTAATCCGAACCTAGAAAATATAATATTTTTATAACAGCGCCGCAGTTCATGCTCTTTTGAGCCAATGTACTGTGAAAAATCTGGGTTAGTTTGGTGGTTATTGGGTATTTCCTGGTTTCAACAACCATCCCGGCTTGGGGTGGGTTGAAAGTTGCCAGTGCACGATAGCAAAAAAACCAATAAAAAGTTTCAACAATCATTCCGGCTTGGGGTGGGTTGGAAAGTTTTCTCCACTTGTGTTTATTGTTTTGCTAATTGCTATTTTTGTTAAGGTTTCATAGATATATTTTTAAATAGGAGGGTTGAAAGGCGCACTTCGTTCGGGAGTCTTATGATCTTTGGAATTATATTTAGAAACGTAGTGAAGTCAACTCCAATTAATCAAAATAACGACACTAATTTGCGAAAACTTAGCATAATTAAATTGCCTATAAAAAACAGAAAGATCGACATTAGTGTGCGAACAACGACACTAATTTGCGAATCGCGACATATAATCTGCGAATGTACACTAGAAGTACAAATCGGGATGACTGGATTCGAACCAGCGGCCCCTTCGTCCCGAACGAAGTGCGCTACCAAGCTGCGCCACATCCCGCCATAAAAATGGCATTGTAAATTCAGAATATCACAATCTGTGCCAAATTACAGAATTACATCTATGAGTCTATCCCCACTAAATACAAAGAATATGCCGATCTGCTTTTCAATAAGGAGGTCGAGGTATACTTTTTTGGTAACACAGCATAACCCATAGCGAAAGCGACAACCAAAGAACTTGGTGCATCAAAACCTAAATGAACCCCCATAATATAGGGCGAGTGGCTATAATCATTGGTGCAGTGAGGATTATAGCCTTGAATATTCCAGCGACATTAACTTGTTAAGACGGCATTTAATTTGTTAACCGACAGAAATATTCTCTATCTGCTTACTCTAGAAGGTTCAACCCACTCATCCCAAGAACTATCGTAGCCATCATAAGTAATTTTATAAAGATTGTTACTAACTTCTAAAACCTGCCCTTGATACCATTTCCCCTTCCACAAAATTCTCACTGAATCTCCAGCTTGAAATGATGCCCGGAAGCGTGCATTGCCAACCCATTCATTCCAGGAACTATCATAACCATCGTATGTAATGTAGCACTTCTCATCATTAACCTTAAGTACCGTTGCTGGATACCATGCTTGCTTCCAAAGAACCTCAGCTTTTTGTCCCACAGAACAGGGTGAGGCAGCTAAAGCACCAGGAATCAGTGTTCCTACCCAAGTTGCCATGAAAATAGCACCAAACAATACTTTGTTTTTCATGATTATTTCTATCCTCAAACTGGAAAACGGAATTTTGATAATGATTTATGAAAATCTAATTCAAAATTTCCAACTAACTGTTACTATTGTTATGGAGTTAGATTAGCGATCGCCTCAGCAAAAATTATGAACTTTTGCCGCTAGTTGTGAAGATATCGCATTTGAAATTAACAGCGTTTATAAATTTCAATTATTTGAAAGCCCAAGATACTCGACTTATGCAATAAGTCGAGTATCTCATTGTTAGTGTTCATACTGAAGCGGAATTTTACAGTTTATTGATATTTTTTAAATTACGGGTTCTAAATATAATTTCATAAAGTCCTAGCAAACCCGATGCTACTAGCAAAGGTAAGAAATAATAGACTCCCCGATAAGCTAGCATTGCTCCCAAAATTGCCGCAGCCGAAACTTTGGATGAGAGAATCAGCAAAATTATAGTTTCAAATACTCCCAAACCACCAGGGACATTACTAATAACTCCTGCAAACATCGCTAGTAAGTAGATACCCAAAAAGTCAAGATAGGACAGAGATATATTACTGGGAAGCACAGCATAAAGAACTGCTGCGGCTAAAATCCAATCAAGACTAGAAATTGCTATCTGGATCAGGGATATCTTAAAATCAGGAAATCGAAATTCTTGTCCCCGAATTATTAACGGTTGTTTAACAAAAATACTTCCTACCAAATAACCAGCGACCAATAGCAGAAAAATTACGCCGATGGGACGCACACTGACAAAAGGTAAATGTAGTTGAGTAGGAATTTTCAGGGGATTGATGAGAAATAAGCAACCAGCAACGGCAAACATCCCCAGCCAAAAAGTAAAATTGGCGAAAGCAATTACTTGAGCGATCGCAACTGCTGACACTCCCCAACTGGAGTAAAATCGATAACGGATAGCACTACCAGTCAGCAAAGCAAAACCGATGGTATTACTAAATGCAGAGCTAATAAAGCTGGTTAAAGCAATCTTGTTCCAACTTAGGGAACGATTAATGTAACTAAAACCCAAAATATCGTACCCAATCATCACTAGATAGCCCAAGACTGTCAGCCAAATTGCCCAGCTTAAGCGGCTTTTAGGAATAGCAGCTAGAGAGTTGAGGATGTCACGATAATTATACTCGTGCAGTTCGCTAGCGATCGCCCACAAAGAAAGCACCAGCAACGACAAGCCAAACAGTGTGCTGAAATTGATTTGCAGTTTTTTAAGCATCGTAAACAAACTTATTCTAACTCTTGACTTTTAACTTACAACAAGTCGCAAAGTTTCCATCCTGTTGACACAACATTGACAAATTACTTGCGTAAACTTGATGGTTGCCAGCACAGACTGTCCAGTGCCCTTCAAAAATGAACTACAAACAATCAAAAAATCTCTTGCTAGTTTCACTATTAACCCTAGTTGGCTGTAATTTCTCTCCAACTGTTGTAGCAAAACCACCTCAACAGCAGGATTTACAAACAACGCCTTCCGCGATTCCAACCCAGTCTAGTACTGGTAACTTAGCTACTCACTTAACCTACAAAATTGCAACCTACAATAGTCAATTAATGGGTGCAAGTCGCACTTACGGCGTTTCTTTACCCCCTGGCTATGAGCAAAATCCAAAACAAAGATATCCTGTAATTTTTCTCCTCCACGGTGGACATGGTAATCCCACTGATTGGTTTATTCAAGGCAAGGGACAAGCTCTTAAGACTGTGGAACAACTTTATACTACAGGTAAGTTGCCACCCAGCATCATTATCACACCAGATGGCAACGACAAACGCGGTTCTAGTCCCTATTGGGACCCTCAATATATTGATGGCCCTAACGGTAAAGTCTCCACAGCCGTGGGCGATGAGTTGGTAAAAGTTGTGCAAAGCCGTTATCGTACACTAACTAATCCAGATTTTTGGGCAATAGGTGGTTTATCTTCTGGTGGTTGGGGTGCAATGAATGTGGGATTACACAACGTGAATCATTTCTCAATTTTATTTAGTCATAGTGGTTATTTTCACGATAAAAGCGGGCCGATAAATAGCCCAATAACTTATATTAAAAGCATTCCCACACCAGCTAAAAAAAGGTTGCGAATCTACCTAGATTCTGGGACATCAGATATTGAAGAAATCGACGCGGCCAAAAACTTTTCTAAAGTATTAAATAACTTAAAAATTTCTAATTCGTTTCGTCAGTTTCCTGGCAGTCATACTTGGCAATACTGGCGAGAACATTTAGCTGATTCTTTGACATTTGTGGGCGAACAATTTAAATCGGCTGAAATAGCAAATGCACGTAAGGCTACTAATTTAGGTATTAACGATCGCAAAAATATTCAAAACAATTAGCAATTACCAATTGAAATAATTCTATTTTGCAAAACCGTTGAGATTTAAACATCAATGTGGAAAACTCTGCTGCCATTTCTCATGAGATTAACTATAGTGAGTTCTAAGGGAGGTGATTTTTTGGAATGCTAAATAAATATGAAGATTTCTAAATTTTTAATTAGTTTGGTAGGAGCGATCGCACTCCTCACTTCTGCTGGTTATTATTATGTATTTATCTTGGGTGCGCCACAACTAGACCCACCCAAAGAAGAGGCAGATACTGGGCTCAAGTTTCAATTAGCAACCTTCAACTCCCAAGCGATGGGTGCAGTCCGCAACTACGGCGTGATTTTGCCCCCTGGCTATAAGAAAAATCTGCAAAAGCGCTACCCTGTAATATTTTTGCTCCACGGTGGTCATGATGATGCCCGTGCCTATGCTGACAAGTATGCAGTCTTAGACGTACTGCATGAACTTTATAAAAGTGGAAAATTACCGCCATCAATTGTGATTACACCTGATGGTAACGATAATCGCGGTTCTAGTCCTTTATACGATCCCGATTACTTTGATGGGCCGAATGGCAAAATGGGGACTTTGATTGGCTCAGAATTAGTGCAGGTTGTCAAGTCGCGCTACCGCACTTTAGAACAACCCCAGTTTTGGGCGTTGGGAGGTTTGTCTTCTGGGGGATGGGGGGCACTAAATATCGGGTTACGCTATCTGAACAACTTTCATATTCTGTTTAGCCATAGCGGTTATTTTACCGATAATAGCGGTTCACAAAATAGTCCTCAACAAATTGTGCAACAGCTATCAGCTGAAGATAGAAAGCAATTACGTGTTTACCTGGATGCAGGTCTGAACGATACTAATTTGCTAGCTTCTACCAAAGCTTTCAACGAAACCTTAAACAAATTAGGCATTGCTCACGTATTTTATGCCTTTCCAGGCGGTCATGGTTTGTCAGGTGCAGATATAGGCTGGAACTACTTCCACAAGCACCTTAAAGATTCGCTCTCGTATGTAGGAGAACAATTTAAAAAAGTTAAGAGTTAAGAATTAGGAGTTAGGAGTTAGAATTTTAAAAATCAGGTTCTACCGCTTCCCTTGTGCTAATACTAATTAGCTGTGAGGTTGCATAGAACCAGTTGCCTAAGCCGCAAGTCTTACCAAGACTGACTTTTATGCAGTTTCCCAAAGAATTGGTACAAGGCATTAAAATTAACGTGTTATGGAGAAAATTCAAAACATTAAAACTTAATCCGTATAGGTAATACAGCCTGTAAAATTGGTTTGTTTATTATTTTAGTCTCTAAAAACAGTGGTAGAACAAAAACTTCCTAAGAGGATGTTTGAAAAATTCTATTGTAGGTATCAAAATGTTCTAGATCCCCCTAAATCCACGCCACTTGCTTCACTTGGGAAGACCCCAAGACCGCAGTGGCTCCCCTTAAAAAGGGGGACTTTTATACATCCTCTAACTTCTAATTAATACTTTTAGACTAATGACCAATAATTTAAAAACTCAGATTGGACTTTGGAGTGCAGCTTTCCTTACAGGTTTAGTCGGAGTAGTGAATTTATTATCAGCAGTGACACCTAACCTATATGGGCGAAATCACTGGCTGAAAGAATTTTTTCCGTTTGATATTCGTGCTAGTGGTCATGTATTTGCAGCGTTAACTGGGTTTGTTTTACTCACACTTGCTACTAACTTATTACGCCGAAAAAGAATAGCCTGGTTACTGACTATTGGTTTACTAGTAATTTCCATTTTCAGCCACTTGCTTAAGGGACTGGATTATGAAGAAAGTCTCCTCTCTGGAATTTTACTGGTGCAGTTAATCTTGATGCGCCATTTTTTCACGGCGCAATCAGACCGTCCTTCCATTGCACGGGGAGTTCGAGTGCTTATCGGTGCCTTACTGTTTACTCTGGCATACGGAACTATTGGATTTTACTTACTAGACGGCAAATTTTCTGAAAATTTTAATTGGCGTGAAGCTGTACTTCAGACTTTAGCGATGTTCTTCACTGAGGATAATTGGGGACTGCAACCCAAGAGCAAATTTGGAGAATTTTTTGCTAATTCTATTTATATTATTGCCGGAGTTACTATTACATACGCAATGGTAATGCTGTTGCAACCTGTGTTTTGGCGTAATTTAGCAACGTCAAATGAGCGAAAAAGAGCAAAAGAAATTGTCGAACAATATGGACATTCTTCTTTAGCAGCGATCGCACTTTTAAATGATAAAAGTTATTATTTCAGTCCTACTGGTAATAGTGTAATTGCCTATGTTCCCAAAGGTAGGGGTGCGATCGCATTAGGAGATCCCATCGGCCCCATTGAAGACCGCAAAGAGACAATTGTTGCTTTCCAGCAG
Protein-coding sequences here:
- a CDS encoding alpha/beta hydrolase, whose protein sequence is MKISKFLISLVGAIALLTSAGYYYVFILGAPQLDPPKEEADTGLKFQLATFNSQAMGAVRNYGVILPPGYKKNLQKRYPVIFLLHGGHDDARAYADKYAVLDVLHELYKSGKLPPSIVITPDGNDNRGSSPLYDPDYFDGPNGKMGTLIGSELVQVVKSRYRTLEQPQFWALGGLSSGGWGALNIGLRYLNNFHILFSHSGYFTDNSGSQNSPQQIVQQLSAEDRKQLRVYLDAGLNDTNLLASTKAFNETLNKLGIAHVFYAFPGGHGLSGADIGWNYFHKHLKDSLSYVGEQFKKVKS
- a CDS encoding alpha/beta hydrolase; amino-acid sequence: MNYKQSKNLLLVSLLTLVGCNFSPTVVAKPPQQQDLQTTPSAIPTQSSTGNLATHLTYKIATYNSQLMGASRTYGVSLPPGYEQNPKQRYPVIFLLHGGHGNPTDWFIQGKGQALKTVEQLYTTGKLPPSIIITPDGNDKRGSSPYWDPQYIDGPNGKVSTAVGDELVKVVQSRYRTLTNPDFWAIGGLSSGGWGAMNVGLHNVNHFSILFSHSGYFHDKSGPINSPITYIKSIPTPAKKRLRIYLDSGTSDIEEIDAAKNFSKVLNNLKISNSFRQFPGSHTWQYWREHLADSLTFVGEQFKSAEIANARKATNLGINDRKNIQNN
- a CDS encoding lysylphosphatidylglycerol synthase domain-containing protein, whose amino-acid sequence is MLKKLQINFSTLFGLSLLVLSLWAIASELHEYNYRDILNSLAAIPKSRLSWAIWLTVLGYLVMIGYDILGFSYINRSLSWNKIALTSFISSAFSNTIGFALLTGSAIRYRFYSSWGVSAVAIAQVIAFANFTFWLGMFAVAGCLFLINPLKIPTQLHLPFVSVRPIGVIFLLLVAGYLVGSIFVKQPLIIRGQEFRFPDFKISLIQIAISSLDWILAAAVLYAVLPSNISLSYLDFLGIYLLAMFAGVISNVPGGLGVFETIILLILSSKVSAAAILGAMLAYRGVYYFLPLLVASGLLGLYEIIFRTRNLKNINKL
- a CDS encoding MerR family transcriptional regulator, with amino-acid sequence MNQMSGFTRQETMHLAGCTSSRLAYLEKVGLVIPYRFGINARPTVVFSWEQLLEIRAIRNLRKNISLQTVRKIIKFLDDSGYDNGLRDKQLIVIGDEVFWVKQDWSDFGENLPTTVKVADKSNKQVGQYVLLVIPSLIDIVNEIWEAARQSKVIDFKSFEQRAKVLPA
- a CDS encoding agenet domain-containing protein, whose translation is MKNKVLFGAIFMATWVGTLIPGALAASPCSVGQKAEVLWKQAWYPATVLKVNDEKCYITYDGYDSSWNEWVGNARFRASFQAGDSVRILWKGKWYQGQVLEVSNNLYKITYDGYDSSWDEWVEPSRVSR
- a CDS encoding phosphatidylglycerol lysyltransferase domain-containing protein, with product MTNNLKTQIGLWSAAFLTGLVGVVNLLSAVTPNLYGRNHWLKEFFPFDIRASGHVFAALTGFVLLTLATNLLRRKRIAWLLTIGLLVISIFSHLLKGLDYEESLLSGILLVQLILMRHFFTAQSDRPSIARGVRVLIGALLFTLAYGTIGFYLLDGKFSENFNWREAVLQTLAMFFTEDNWGLQPKSKFGEFFANSIYIIAGVTITYAMVMLLQPVFWRNLATSNERKRAKEIVEQYGHSSLAAIALLNDKSYYFSPTGNSVIAYVPKGRGAIALGDPIGPIEDRKETIVAFQQFCQRNDWYPGFYQTLPDDVELYKSLGFKVLKIGEEAIVDLKSFTLQGKAGKNFRPSISRLTKLGYQIEFYQPPIANDLLHLLKSVSDEWLKMVQGSEKHFSLGWFDEAYLRECEIAVVHNPEGNISAFANVLQEYQLNEATIDMMRHRASIENGTMDFLFVSLLQHFKESGYDSFNFGLSALAGVGDNPESRRLERVLHYLYGHLNRFYNFKGLHAYREKFRPRWEPRYLVYPSLTTLPDVVVALIRADSGDRLFDYFKPGA
- a CDS encoding N-6 DNA methylase, which gives rise to MAGKGLNYVIETAREVWNIEPHRDVRIPPALQDSQPVAVNALWTDYGLRPSATNLAFMVQSVAPSDLEQWKRRLRDWPIRAGLLISDGEYLLEYIDPSGRLKERLVEPDSLAIELAAPSSYLFTPKALAEFRSGQLTLADLEESVSKNSLSFLLRQRAELDKAFQDAIKGTLAEIGIQDKLTYPQNSISSRGEIAGHAIRVAIAFLAARILEDKGFFGTDSNIPTDDPRALLYRTVPRANGFFKKALEDSIPYLNDRILQHLAANLGSRVSFALVDHKDVGLLYERAIKELPNDIEGEKWSDLQRHYTPVAIAERMLELLPLERLRPEERVIFDPAAGSGSLLLAATSRLAGMSDIPEDIKERRLYLAQHVAGNDLDQYADLVTQLRYTLARESLGKDVPFPFPSHFSHKDYEKLTRENIGIKPRVIVANPPFAEDGNTQRSAKFIETVLGWLEKDTQFAFILPQSFLTASSHGIANARKLLAEYCHIFEVWQCPAGNVGIDANQDVCVVLGSVGKPQIILPTAARAIFSQMKSPDTRDNGFLGKTWIAQLNSDSDNNNWASITAPPINITVPTISLGKLFFVFNGVTPSKHYKPVSECPPNTMCKLNWRMKWRDKKRLWADPKRVPEQERWLRYGREYLESSRLENAQLLDLPKIFIGRKVNRGSVYPLAAQLDNIGLCPDNNIFCVLPAQEAGKYVQGYENDRFPKGWEQLDYKQQILWLLGILTSRICNALSLIGRKTHEITLDELCKIQLPQTIDLRIIKITEQIILRDQNYLPITQPDEMREQLDKLVEESYGNPSWMEIARTGIPPELEDWKSERTKSTFTVRGQVLEISEDNSQIRLYLNGLMDDNREEWLPILPEIPGWALDGTVFEAELSEDVETFAELAQRPWAIRRFRHTPRPYLTDEELTEELGIET